Genomic window (Ruminococcus flavefaciens AE3010):
AGAGGTACTCCCAGTATCATACCAAAGATACCGAACAGCCCGCCGCCCAGTGTGACAGCGGCAAGAGTCCATATGCTTGGCAGTCCCACAGTGCCGCCCACTACCTTTGGGTAGATGATATTGCCCTCGAACTGCTGGAGTATGACAAGGAATATGATGAATATAAGCGCCTGCATGGGGCTCTCGGTGAGGATAATGAACGCGCTTATGCCTGCGCCGATGAAAGCTCCCACGATAGGGATAAAGGCGGTAACTCCAACGAGAGTTCCCGACATTGCGGCGTAGGGGAGCTTCAGTATCTTCATGCCGATGAAGCACAGTGAGCCGAGGATAATAGCCTCCACGAACTGTCCCACAAAGAAGCTCTGAAAGGTCTCATTTGCTGTATGGAAAACGCGGGAGCACTTAGCGTTGAACTCCTCGCTGAAATATGCGTGTCTTATGCGGTTGCCGTCGCGGAAGAGCTTATCCTTGCGCAGCAGCAGGTATACAGCGAATATCAGTCCCAGCACAAGGTTTGTGACTGCGGAGGTCAGCCCTCCTATTATGCCCACAGCGGAGCTGAGTATGCCTGCAAGTCCCGATGTGAGAAGCTTTGAACCCTTTTCTGCAATGTTTGCCCAGTCGAATTCCAGCGAGCTTATCTGCTCCTGTATCTCTGGGTATTCATTGAGCTTGCCGATGACGAAATCCTTTGCCGTGGTAAAGGCGGGAGGTATCTCGGCGTAGAGAACTCCGAATGCGGAGGCTATCTCCGGGACGATTATATACATCACGAGTATTATTATCGCTATGGCGATGGCGAATGAGCATAACAGACACACAGGTCTTCGCGTTATGGCTGCTGCTTTTGAATTGCTTTTTGGGAAGTAGTGCTTCTCGAAGAAGTTCATGATGATATTGAAGATATAGGCTATCATAAAGCCCATAACAAGGGGCTTCAGAGCTCCGAGCACCAAGAGTACAAAGCTTGCCAGCACAGAGAAATTCTGGCTTATTACGCACACGGCAACAGCCAGACCTGCGATAAAGATATATTTTTTTATTTCGTTTTTGTTCATAGTCAGCCGATCAAACGGCGAACCCTCCAATCTTATATCATGCTTTTATTAATGGCTGCTCAACAAATAGAAATTGGCTTCAAAGCTTGAAATAAAGCCGATTTTTAGTTGTCAAGCTGCAAGAAAAAATAACAATACCCCACTTTTTCTTGCAACTTGTTTTGCACTTTAGGGCAAAATGAGCTGCACATAAAGAAATGTGTTGCGCAAATTCTATGTTTTATTAAGAATTTGCGCGCCCTGAACAAAGTTCAGGGCAATAACCGCCTGTCGGCGGTTATTGATTACACATTTATTATACATTATATATGTGCTGATGTCACGATATTAATTGTTAACTTTGTGTGAACATTTACGAGCTGTTTAATATTATGGTATATGGATTACTTTTTCGTGCGGAGATAACTCCGCAGGCAAATAAATATCTGTTCATACAAGGGGACGCCTTCTCTTACAAGGCGTCCCCTCTCAAAAAACAGTCCACCGGACTGCTTTTTGATTCACCCCTTGCGAGGCGCCTGACGTATTTGGGGCGCTGCCCCAACCCCCGCAAGGGCTGTCCCCCTGATCGGGTCCGTCCCCTCTGTCGCATTGCGACATCTCCCCACCCTGTGGGGAGTAACCCTTGACCTGACCAAAGGAACACAGTCCCTTTGGAATCCCGTTCATGGGTTCAGTAAAACAGGATTCTCCTAAAGCTAATGGCTAACGGCTAAAGGCTTTATGCTTCGGCACTTGACCTGCGCCTGATTTCGTGATATAATAATATAATCAGATAATTATATGTATTTGACATACAAAGATATGGAGGTAAGAAATATGCCCGGTTTAGACGATTACGCACCTGCTGTCAGAAAGGTCATGACACTTTTCTATGTCATCGATACTTCGGGAAGTATGCAGGGCAGCAAAATAGGACAAGTAGAATCAGCACTTGAAGAAGTTATGCAGACATTACAGGAAATAAGCGACGAGAGCGATGACGCTGAGATCAAGATCGCAGTTCTTGAATTCTCCACAGGCGCTTCATGGGTGACTCCCGAGCCTGTTTCACCCGAGGGATACCGCTTCAAGACCTTTGAAGCCTGCGGCGTTACCGACCTTGGCGCTGCCTGCAAGGAGCTTGACAAAAAGCTCTCACGAAATGAATTCCTACAGACTGCCGCAGGCGCTTATCCGCCTGTAATACTCCTTTTCAGTGACGGCGGTCCTACAGATAACTGGGAGAGCGGCCTGGACGCTCTCAAAAAGAATAACTGGTACAAGCGCTCTATCAAGATAGCCTTCGCTATCGGCGACGACGCTGACAGAGACGTTCTTGCACGCTTCTCGGGAAGCTCAGAGACAGTTCTCGATGTCAAGAACAAGGATCAGCTCCGCCTTATGATCGAAAAGGCAAGCGTTATCACCAGTGTATTCGCAAGCCATTCAAGCACAGTTGACAGCGACACAGATCCTGTCGAGATATCAAAGAAGCTGGCTGAGGACGTTCAGACTCAGACATCAGAGGCTCTCAGCGACGCCAATACCGCCGATTGGGACGAATCGGACTGGTAAGGTGAGGGTATGGCAAAAACACTTTCCTTTGCTCAGACAAGCATAGGTGCTTCACATCTCAGCAGAGATATTATTTGTCAGGACAGCTCCCTTGCGGCGGACTATGAGAAATACTCATTTGCTGCGGCGGCTGACGGTCACGGCAGCCCATGCTATCTCCGCACCGAAAGAGGCTCGAAGTATGCTGTGGAATGTGCGGCGGAGTGCGTGAGCGAGTTCCTTGACGGCATCGAAAACGCGGCGGAAATGCTTGCGGATCAGCGTCAGCGTGAGGAGCTATTCAATCAGCTCTGGCGCAGCATCATCGCCCGCTGGCACGACAAGACGGAGCAGGACTTCAAGAACGAGCCCTTTACCGAGGAGGAGTACAGCCGTATCCCCGAGAAGTACGCCTACTACAAAAAGCGCTACGAGAACGGCGAGTACATCGGCGCCTACGGGACCACGCTGGTATTTGCGGTAGTCACCGACGACTATGCTTTCGGAGCTCAGATAGGCGACGGAAAATGCGTGGTGATAGACGGCGACAGCAATGTTTTTGCGCCTATCCCCGAGGATCCCCGCTGCTATGAGAACGTTACCACATCAATGTGTCAGGACGACGCGGCACTTTCGGCAAGATTCTTCTATCTGCCAAAGGGCTTTATGCCTGCGGCAGTATTCCTGTGTACTGACGGTGTGGAGAACTCCTACTGGAACGAGGAGCAGCTTTTCAGCTTCTTCCGCGGACTTGCTCTTACTATAGTTGAAAACGGCATGGAGGACGGCATAGCTCAGCTTGCAGAGTTCCTGCCTGCAATGACTAAAAAGGGCAGCGGCGACGACGTTACCTGCTCGGGTATAATCAATATGCCCAAGCTCAGCGCCTGCTCGGACGGCATACGGGAGGACCTTGCGGAGGCAGCAGCCATTGCTGAGGAAGCTGTTCCCGAGAATATGGAGTACGACGACGAGACCTCTCAGCAGGTCATCTCAGATGTTGAAAATGGAGAATTGAGAATTGAGAATGAAGAATGTGCTGGGACGGAAGAAACTGACAGTGATCCTGTAAATGAAGAATGATATCAAGGGCGGATAATATCCGCCCTTTTTTGCTGCCCGTACATAATATATGTACATTTTTTGACATTGGTTGCGCCAATTTAGTAAAAACAGTGACAAATGTCACTCTGAAAGTGACAAATGACACCTTTTCAAGCTCTGATGAACGTGATATAATCAAGTTATACTAAACGTGAAAAACAAGCAGGCGCCAAACTTGTTTTAATAAAC
Coding sequences:
- a CDS encoding AI-2E family transporter; its protein translation is MNKNEIKKYIFIAGLAVAVCVISQNFSVLASFVLLVLGALKPLVMGFMIAYIFNIIMNFFEKHYFPKSNSKAAAITRRPVCLLCSFAIAIAIIILVMYIIVPEIASAFGVLYAEIPPAFTTAKDFVIGKLNEYPEIQEQISSLEFDWANIAEKGSKLLTSGLAGILSSAVGIIGGLTSAVTNLVLGLIFAVYLLLRKDKLFRDGNRIRHAYFSEEFNAKCSRVFHTANETFQSFFVGQFVEAIILGSLCFIGMKILKLPYAAMSGTLVGVTAFIPIVGAFIGAGISAFIILTESPMQALIFIIFLVILQQFEGNIIYPKVVGGTVGLPSIWTLAAVTLGGGLFGIFGMILGVPLAGTLYKLSFHVLEKKESELGIKSPDDSKPQKPQKPANPKKPVQSKQKPAKAQKK
- a CDS encoding vWA domain-containing protein, with translation MPGLDDYAPAVRKVMTLFYVIDTSGSMQGSKIGQVESALEEVMQTLQEISDESDDAEIKIAVLEFSTGASWVTPEPVSPEGYRFKTFEACGVTDLGAACKELDKKLSRNEFLQTAAGAYPPVILLFSDGGPTDNWESGLDALKKNNWYKRSIKIAFAIGDDADRDVLARFSGSSETVLDVKNKDQLRLMIEKASVITSVFASHSSTVDSDTDPVEISKKLAEDVQTQTSEALSDANTADWDESDW
- a CDS encoding PP2C family serine/threonine-protein phosphatase yields the protein MAKTLSFAQTSIGASHLSRDIICQDSSLAADYEKYSFAAAADGHGSPCYLRTERGSKYAVECAAECVSEFLDGIENAAEMLADQRQREELFNQLWRSIIARWHDKTEQDFKNEPFTEEEYSRIPEKYAYYKKRYENGEYIGAYGTTLVFAVVTDDYAFGAQIGDGKCVVIDGDSNVFAPIPEDPRCYENVTTSMCQDDAALSARFFYLPKGFMPAAVFLCTDGVENSYWNEEQLFSFFRGLALTIVENGMEDGIAQLAEFLPAMTKKGSGDDVTCSGIINMPKLSACSDGIREDLAEAAAIAEEAVPENMEYDDETSQQVISDVENGELRIENEECAGTEETDSDPVNEE